Sequence from the Desulfuromonas acetoxidans DSM 684 genome:
CATCCAGTCCATAAATCAGGATAATTCGAAAGACTTTTGCGGAGACAAAGACATGGCACAAAAGAGCTTACAGAAAGCGGTCGACTATCTGCAGCAGGCGGAAGCGTTAGTAATCAGCACAGGTGCCGGCATGGGCGTGGATTCAGGCCTGCCTGATTTTCGTGGCGACGAAGGGTTCTGGAATGCCTATCCCATGTATAAAAACCTCGGCATCAACTTTTACGACGCTGCCAACCCTATCCACTTTTCCCGCGATCCGGAATTCGGCTGGGGATTCTACGGCCACCGTACCAATCTGTATCGTGAAACCGTACCCCATAACGGGTTTTCCCTGCTCCAAAAATGGATAAACACATTGGGACTGGACAGTTTTGTGGTCACATCCAATGTCGACGGTCAATTTCAAAAGGCGGGCTTTGACGTTGAACGGATTGTTGAGGTGCATGGTTCCATTCATCACCTGCAATGCCAGCGCCCCTGCCGTCGCGACATCTGGCGCAACAACGAGGAGATTCCCGTTGATTTTACCACCATGCGCGCCCAGCATCTGCCCCACTGTCCCCATTGCGGCGAGATTGCCCGACCCAATATTCTCATGTTCGGTGATTTTTCGTGGATAGGCGATCGTAGTGCCGCCCAGGAGAAACGCTTCAATGAGTTTCTCATCCGCCATAACGGCAAACGGCTGGTGATTATTGAAATGGGTGCCGGAACGGCAGTTCCGACCATTCGCCACTTAACTCAAACGTTAGCCCAGAAACCCAATGCAATAGCGATCCGCATCAATCCACGCGAGCCACAGATTTCCGCGCCAAACATCGGTCTTTCACTCGGCGCTCTGGAAGGACTGATGGCCATTGATCAGGAATTATTCTGAGGCGAATCGTTGACTGATGTCTTGTCGATCAATTCCGGGAGGTTAAAACCACTCAGATAATCATGATAGAAGCGGTTAAGGGGGCCGACAACCGCACTCACCTCCCGATCAAGCGTCTGAGAAATCCCAGGTTCAAGGATCAGCTCCAGGTCGATAATTTCTGCAGATTTCTGTGGAACCACCACCAGAGCATCTTGTGTTTCATCATCCGCCACCACCACAATGTCGCAGGCTTTGAGGCGTTCCAGCGCCAGAAGCGCCTGGGCTTTCGGCATGGAAGCCGCTTCCAGCAGCTCCTCCATCGGCCAGGGTGTCCGCCCCTGTTCGAAGCGATTATAAATCAACAGCAACAGCTCCAGCACATGCATCGGTTCCCACTCGTCATCGCGACTCCCCTTGCCCAGCAGACGACTGATATGACCACGAAACTGAAACGCCCAGCACAGTTCTACACCCAGCAAGGTGATCATCCACGACACATACAGCCAGATCATGAAAATCGGCAGCGCCGCCATAGTGCCGTAAATAGCATTGTATTTGCCGACGCCATACTGGAAGTTGATATAAGCCCACTGTGTCAACAACCACAGACTACCGGCACTGATGCCACCGACCAGAGCGGACACCAACTTGACCTTGGTATTGGGCACAAACATGTAGAGAAAAATAAACGCCGCCCAAATCGCAAAAAAAGGCAACACCTCAAACAGCAACAGCAGCGCATCACCAAACACCGGCTTGCTCAACAGCCATTGCACCACATGCTGGCTGCGAATCGAGGTATTCATGGACACGGCGGCGAGAACAAACAATGGGCCGAGGGTGACGACCGAGAAATAATCGGCGAAACGGCGGAACAGGGATCGGGTTTCCTGCACCTGCCACAAATCATTGAATGATTTTTCGATGTTGGACAAAAGTGCGAGAACGGTAAACACCAACATCACCAGACCAACGGATCCAAGGCGGCCGACATTGGTGTTGTTAATGTAGGTGATGATATTGGCAACAACTTCTTCAGAGCCGACAGAGAGTTGCTTGAGAAGCATCGGTTCAATGGTGTTATGAACACCGAGCCCTTTAAGCAGGGCAAACATGATGGCCAGCAGGGGAATCAGCGCCAGTAACGTATTGAAGGTCAATGCCGCCGCATGTTGAATGCAATTGTGGCGGCGAAAACCGATCAGTGCTGCTGCCAGCACTCGGGCAATGTCATAGCCACCCCGTTTGCCATCATCTGCCCACAAATCTCTGGCCAGCCACTTCTGCCATTTTTCCACGGATGCTTTCAATACCACGCGTTGTCCTCCCGACTCCGTCCGTTTTACACTTTAGTTTAAAACAAGCAGGCCAAAAAACAAATACCAGGCTTACCTAAGGACTCTTTTTTACATGATAACAACACAACAACACCCTGAACGAACTAAAGGTTGAGATAGTTGATAAACTGTTCTTTCTGACGCAGAACGCAGGCTTCCCCTTCATGGATCGCTTCTTCGGCACGATAAAATTCCAGCAAACCGATTTTGGACAATTTAGGGGTCAAAAGGAAATCGGGCGGATCACCGGCCATGCGACTGCGGGTAATGCGATCTTGGGTGATATTGATGGAACCGGCCAGGGCTTCGAAAATCCCCGGTGGTCTGGGAGTATCCTCTTTATCTTTTGTCGGAAACAACGCCGAAGAATAATCACGCAATGTCTTGCTGATATTGGCTTTGAGGCTATTCTCCTCCACGGCAGTTTCAATCTGTTTATCCGGATCAATTCGGGTGAAATGCTTGCCGACAATATCACCATTGAGGTTAACGGCGATCACCACTTCAGCGCCCAGCGCCCGGCAGATGGACACCGGAACCGGATTGACCAGACCACCATCCACCAGCCAACGATTCTGATGCCGTACCGGAGGAAAGATTCCCGGCAAGGCAATTGAGGCCCAGATCGCCTCTTTTATCGAACCTTCGGTAAACCAGATTTCCCGGCCGTTTTCCAGGTCAGTTGCCACAGCGGCAAAGGTTTTATCCAGCGATTCAATCTGCGATTGACCATCCATCACATAATCATCAAAAAAGCCCTGCAATCGCTCAATATCGATAAAACCACTCAGAGAAAAATCAAGCTCGAAAAAACGCGCCACATCCATGCGGGTCAACGAGCGCACCCACTCTTCAAATTGCTCAAGACGACCACTGACATAGGCGGCTCCGACCACACTGCCAATGGAACAACCGCTGATAATATCCGGCTCAATGCCGATCTCGGCCAAGGCCTTGATCACCCCGATATGGCTCCATCCACGGGCCGAACCACTGCCAAGAGCGAGTCCGATTTTGGGCATCTCTTGTTTGGTCATGAGTTATCTTCCTTAAAAGCTTGGAGAATCCAATTAGCCACAGACTAAATCAGACCTGACAGGACAAAAACCAAAGAAGTTCTTTTGTCTTGGTTTTTATCTGTGACCAAACAACTGATGTGACCTTTCCTCCGTGGTAACGACAACAGTTATTTAGTACGACATCGCCAGCAGATCAATAATGAGGCGGACGCTCTTCGTCATTGCTGTTTCCAGCCCCTGTCGACGCTGTAGACATCTGACTGATGCGTCGTGCCATCACCTTCATGGCCTCTTCCATATCGTAGAGTTGCTTCTGATGTGTCGCGATAAGATCCTGCAATTCCTGAATGGTGTGTTCCTGAAAAGCGATACGGCTTTCCAGATCATTGATACGATCGTCCATGGGGATATCCTCTCTGCAAAAACACGGCAGGCATTCGATGAGTTGGTGATAAAAACAATTACTGTT
This genomic interval carries:
- a CDS encoding SIR2 family NAD-dependent protein deacylase; its protein translation is MAQKSLQKAVDYLQQAEALVISTGAGMGVDSGLPDFRGDEGFWNAYPMYKNLGINFYDAANPIHFSRDPEFGWGFYGHRTNLYRETVPHNGFSLLQKWINTLGLDSFVVTSNVDGQFQKAGFDVERIVEVHGSIHHLQCQRPCRRDIWRNNEEIPVDFTTMRAQHLPHCPHCGEIARPNILMFGDFSWIGDRSAAQEKRFNEFLIRHNGKRLVIIEMGAGTAVPTIRHLTQTLAQKPNAIAIRINPREPQISAPNIGLSLGALEGLMAIDQELF
- a CDS encoding YihY/virulence factor BrkB family protein codes for the protein MVLKASVEKWQKWLARDLWADDGKRGGYDIARVLAAALIGFRRHNCIQHAAALTFNTLLALIPLLAIMFALLKGLGVHNTIEPMLLKQLSVGSEEVVANIITYINNTNVGRLGSVGLVMLVFTVLALLSNIEKSFNDLWQVQETRSLFRRFADYFSVVTLGPLFVLAAVSMNTSIRSQHVVQWLLSKPVFGDALLLLFEVLPFFAIWAAFIFLYMFVPNTKVKLVSALVGGISAGSLWLLTQWAYINFQYGVGKYNAIYGTMAALPIFMIWLYVSWMITLLGVELCWAFQFRGHISRLLGKGSRDDEWEPMHVLELLLLIYNRFEQGRTPWPMEELLEAASMPKAQALLALERLKACDIVVVADDETQDALVVVPQKSAEIIDLELILEPGISQTLDREVSAVVGPLNRFYHDYLSGFNLPELIDKTSVNDSPQNNS
- the rssA gene encoding patatin-like phospholipase RssA, with product MTKQEMPKIGLALGSGSARGWSHIGVIKALAEIGIEPDIISGCSIGSVVGAAYVSGRLEQFEEWVRSLTRMDVARFFELDFSLSGFIDIERLQGFFDDYVMDGQSQIESLDKTFAAVATDLENGREIWFTEGSIKEAIWASIALPGIFPPVRHQNRWLVDGGLVNPVPVSICRALGAEVVIAVNLNGDIVGKHFTRIDPDKQIETAVEENSLKANISKTLRDYSSALFPTKDKEDTPRPPGIFEALAGSINITQDRITRSRMAGDPPDFLLTPKLSKIGLLEFYRAEEAIHEGEACVLRQKEQFINYLNL
- a CDS encoding SlyX family protein is translated as MDDRINDLESRIAFQEHTIQELQDLIATHQKQLYDMEEAMKVMARRISQMSTASTGAGNSNDEERPPHY